In Calothrix sp. PCC 7507, one DNA window encodes the following:
- a CDS encoding RNA polymerase sigma factor, RpoD/SigA family, translating to MPTVNTQTENLNTKFTADMVRTYLREIGRVPLLTREQEIIFGKQVQQMMTLLDAKEDLAKKLHREPSLEEWANLVHQPETEVKQTVAQGKRAKQKMIEANLRLVVAIAKKYQKRNMEFLDLIQEGTLGLERGVEKFDPMRGYKFSTYAYWWIRQAITRAIAQQGRTIRLPIHITEKLNKIKKVQRELAQKLGRSPTPAEIAKELELEPAQIREYLNMARQPVSLDVRVGDNQDTELQEMLEDDGPSPEYYTTQEFLRQDLNTLLAELTPQQREVVALRFGLEDGNEMSLAKVGERLNLSRERVRQLEHQALAHLRRRRANVKEYVAS from the coding sequence ATGCCTACTGTTAACACCCAAACCGAAAACCTGAACACCAAATTCACAGCTGATATGGTGAGAACCTATCTGCGGGAAATTGGTCGTGTGCCATTGCTAACCCGTGAGCAGGAGATTATTTTTGGCAAGCAGGTGCAGCAGATGATGACACTACTGGACGCTAAAGAAGATTTAGCGAAAAAACTGCACCGAGAACCTAGTTTAGAAGAATGGGCGAATCTAGTTCACCAACCGGAAACAGAGGTGAAACAGACAGTCGCCCAAGGTAAGCGGGCCAAGCAAAAAATGATTGAAGCGAATCTACGCTTGGTAGTTGCTATTGCAAAAAAATACCAAAAGCGCAACATGGAGTTTCTGGATTTGATCCAGGAAGGCACACTAGGATTAGAGCGGGGTGTGGAGAAATTTGATCCCATGCGGGGTTATAAGTTTTCGACATACGCCTATTGGTGGATTCGCCAAGCGATCACCAGAGCGATCGCCCAACAAGGCCGCACCATCCGTTTACCTATTCACATTACTGAGAAGCTGAACAAAATCAAGAAAGTGCAGCGCGAGTTGGCGCAAAAATTAGGGCGATCGCCAACTCCTGCAGAAATTGCCAAAGAACTAGAGCTAGAACCTGCTCAGATTCGCGAGTATCTGAATATGGCGCGTCAACCAGTTTCTTTGGATGTGCGAGTCGGCGATAACCAAGATACTGAATTGCAAGAAATGCTGGAAGATGACGGCCCATCACCAGAGTATTACACCACCCAAGAATTCTTGCGCCAAGACTTAAACACCTTGTTAGCAGAACTAACCCCCCAACAGCGAGAAGTTGTAGCCCTACGCTTTGGGTTAGAGGATGGTAACGAAATGTCTTTGGCTAAAGTAGGCGAGCGGTTGAATCTCAGCCGCGAACGTGTCCGCCAGTTAGAGCATCAAGCTCTGGCTCATCTGCGCCGCCGTCGCGCCAATGTCAAAGAATATGTAGCAAGTTAA
- a CDS encoding DUF305 domain-containing protein, producing MRLSTLKNSFLTFTLVAIASCSTATSQNQTQVPNPHGGGMNHSMAMDLGPADANYDLRFIDGMIPHHQGAIVMAKEAQQKSQRPEIKKLADEIIKAQNQEISQMKQWRTAWYPKAGDKPMAYDAKMGHMMEMSSEQMQAMMMNMNLGAADQDFDLRFINAMIPHHEAAVIMAKDAVQKSQRAEIKNLAQAIIKAQDTEINQMKQWRKAWYNK from the coding sequence ATGCGACTCTCTACATTGAAAAACAGTTTTTTGACATTTACCTTAGTAGCGATCGCTTCTTGTTCTACAGCTACTTCTCAAAACCAAACCCAAGTACCAAACCCTCATGGTGGTGGGATGAACCACAGCATGGCGATGGACTTAGGGCCGGCTGATGCTAACTATGATTTGCGGTTCATTGATGGGATGATTCCCCACCATCAGGGTGCAATAGTCATGGCCAAGGAAGCACAACAAAAATCTCAACGCCCAGAAATCAAAAAGCTAGCAGACGAAATTATCAAAGCACAGAACCAAGAAATTAGCCAGATGAAACAGTGGCGAACAGCTTGGTATCCCAAAGCAGGCGATAAACCAATGGCTTATGATGCCAAAATGGGTCACATGATGGAGATGTCATCTGAGCAAATGCAAGCCATGATGATGAACATGAACTTGGGTGCTGCTGATCAAGATTTTGACTTGCGGTTTATCAATGCAATGATTCCTCACCATGAAGCCGCTGTGATTATGGCTAAAGATGCTGTGCAAAAGTCTCAGCGTGCTGAAATTAAGAACTTGGCTCAAGCAATTATCAAAGCACAAGATACTGAAATTAACCAAATGAAACAGTGGCGAAAAGCTTGGTATAACAAGTAG